A genome region from Ralstonia solanacearum K60 includes the following:
- the aceE gene encoding pyruvate dehydrogenase (acetyl-transferring), homodimeric type translates to MSAVPEQVLGATRASDVDPQETKEWLEALQGVIGAEGPDRAAFLLDKQLEYARINGVTSPLHAETPYINTIPVENQERIPGDQEIEHRIRSYTRWNAMAMVLRANKDTNVGGHISSFASAATLYDVGYNHFWHAPSDKHGGDMVFVQGHSAPGVYSRAFLLGRLTENQLDNFRQEVDGQGISSYPHPWLMPDFWQFPTVSMGLGPIMAIYQARFTKYLASRGLIQNWEHRKVWAFLGDGETDEPESLGAIGMAGREKLDNLVFVINCNLQRLDGPVRGNGKIIQELEGEFRGAGWNVIKVIWGSRWDQLLARDTKGLLMSRMMECVDGEYQTFKSKNGAYVREHFFNTPELKAMVADWSDDDIWALNRGGHDPHKIFAAFKSATEHKGQPTVILAKTIKGYGMGEAGEAMNIAHQQKKMPVDAIRKLRDRFNIPVADDQLEHVPYVKFEEGSKELEYMRKARMDLGGYLPARRQKADPLQVPALAAFDALLKATGEGREVSTTMAFVRILNILLKDKNVGKHVVPIVPDESRTFGMEGLFRQVGIWNQEGQKYVPQDHDQLMFYKESQTGQVLQEGINEAGAMCDWIAAATSYSTHGVAMIPFYIYYSMFGIQRIGDLCWAAGDMRSRGFLLGGTAGRTTLNGEGLQHEDGHSHVYHAAIPNCISYDPTFQYELAVVMQDGLRRMYVEQEDIYYYLTVMNENYEHPEMPVGAEADIIKGMYLFKKGVENSNAPRVQLLGSGTIFREVIAAAELLKKDWGVESDLWGCPSFTELAREGNATARWNLLNPTATQRESHVEKMLKGVRGPVIASTDYVRTFAEQIRAFVPRRYVVLGTDGFGRSDTREKLRHFFEVDRYWVTVASLKALADEGVLPREKVAEALKKYNLDPNKPNPMTV, encoded by the coding sequence ATGTCGGCCGTACCAGAGCAAGTCCTGGGCGCCACCCGCGCCAGCGACGTCGATCCCCAGGAAACCAAGGAATGGCTGGAGGCGCTGCAAGGCGTCATCGGCGCGGAAGGCCCGGACCGCGCAGCGTTCCTGCTCGACAAGCAGCTTGAATACGCGCGCATCAACGGCGTGACCTCGCCGCTGCACGCGGAAACCCCCTATATCAATACGATTCCGGTCGAGAACCAGGAGCGCATTCCCGGCGACCAGGAGATCGAGCACCGCATCCGTTCGTACACGCGCTGGAACGCCATGGCAATGGTCCTGCGCGCCAACAAGGACACCAACGTCGGCGGCCACATCTCGTCGTTTGCCTCGGCCGCCACGCTGTACGACGTCGGCTACAACCACTTCTGGCACGCCCCGTCCGACAAGCACGGCGGCGACATGGTCTTCGTGCAGGGCCACTCGGCGCCGGGCGTGTACTCGCGCGCCTTCCTGTTGGGCCGCCTGACCGAGAACCAGCTCGACAACTTCCGTCAGGAAGTCGACGGCCAGGGCATCTCGTCGTATCCGCACCCGTGGTTGATGCCGGATTTCTGGCAGTTCCCGACCGTGTCGATGGGCCTGGGCCCGATCATGGCGATCTACCAGGCGCGTTTCACCAAGTACCTGGCCAGCCGCGGCCTGATCCAGAACTGGGAACACCGCAAGGTCTGGGCCTTCCTGGGCGACGGCGAGACCGACGAGCCGGAATCGCTGGGCGCGATCGGCATGGCCGGCCGCGAGAAGCTGGACAACCTGGTCTTCGTGATCAACTGCAACCTGCAGCGCCTGGACGGCCCGGTGCGCGGCAACGGCAAGATCATCCAGGAGCTGGAGGGCGAATTCCGCGGCGCCGGCTGGAACGTCATCAAGGTCATCTGGGGCAGCCGCTGGGATCAGCTCCTCGCCCGCGACACCAAGGGCCTGCTGATGAGCCGCATGATGGAATGCGTCGACGGCGAGTACCAGACCTTCAAGTCCAAGAACGGCGCCTACGTGCGCGAGCACTTCTTCAACACGCCGGAACTCAAGGCCATGGTGGCCGACTGGTCCGACGACGACATCTGGGCGCTGAACCGCGGCGGCCATGATCCGCACAAGATCTTCGCAGCGTTCAAGTCGGCCACCGAGCACAAGGGCCAGCCGACCGTCATCCTCGCCAAGACCATCAAGGGCTACGGCATGGGCGAGGCCGGCGAAGCGATGAACATCGCCCACCAGCAGAAGAAGATGCCGGTGGACGCCATCCGCAAGCTGCGCGACCGCTTCAATATCCCCGTTGCCGACGACCAGCTCGAGCACGTTCCGTACGTCAAGTTCGAGGAAGGTTCGAAGGAACTGGAGTACATGCGCAAGGCACGCATGGACCTGGGCGGCTACCTGCCGGCCCGTCGCCAGAAGGCCGATCCGCTGCAGGTGCCGGCGCTGGCTGCGTTCGACGCGCTGCTCAAGGCCACCGGCGAAGGCCGCGAAGTGTCCACCACGATGGCCTTCGTGCGGATCCTGAACATCCTGCTCAAGGACAAGAACGTCGGCAAGCACGTCGTGCCCATCGTGCCGGACGAGTCGCGCACGTTCGGCATGGAAGGCCTGTTCCGCCAGGTCGGCATCTGGAACCAGGAAGGCCAGAAGTACGTGCCGCAGGATCACGACCAACTGATGTTCTACAAGGAATCGCAGACGGGTCAGGTGCTGCAGGAAGGCATCAACGAAGCCGGCGCCATGTGCGACTGGATCGCCGCCGCCACGTCGTATTCGACGCATGGCGTGGCGATGATCCCGTTCTACATCTACTACTCGATGTTCGGCATCCAGCGCATCGGCGACCTGTGCTGGGCCGCTGGCGACATGCGCTCGCGCGGCTTCCTGCTGGGCGGTACCGCAGGCCGCACCACGCTGAACGGCGAGGGTTTGCAGCACGAAGATGGCCACTCGCACGTCTACCATGCCGCCATCCCGAACTGCATCTCGTATGACCCGACCTTCCAGTACGAGCTGGCCGTGGTGATGCAAGACGGCCTGCGCCGCATGTACGTCGAGCAGGAAGACATCTACTACTACCTGACGGTGATGAACGAGAACTACGAGCACCCCGAAATGCCGGTGGGTGCCGAGGCCGACATCATCAAGGGCATGTACCTGTTCAAGAAGGGCGTCGAGAACAGCAACGCACCGCGCGTGCAACTGCTGGGCTCGGGCACGATCTTCCGCGAGGTGATCGCCGCCGCCGAGCTGCTGAAGAAGGACTGGGGCGTGGAATCCGACCTGTGGGGTTGCCCGAGCTTTACCGAGCTGGCCCGCGAAGGCAATGCCACCGCACGCTGGAACCTGCTCAACCCGACCGCAACGCAGCGCGAGTCGCACGTCGAGAAGATGCTCAAGGGCGTGCGCGGCCCGGTCATCGCCTCGACCGACTACGTCCGTACCTTCGCCGAGCAGATCCGCGCGTTTGTCCCGCGCCGCTACGTGGTGCTGGGCACCGACGGCTTCGGCCGCTCGGACACCCGTGAGAAGCTGCGCCACTTCTTCGAGGTGGACCGCTACTGGGTGACGGTCGCGTCGCTCAAGGCGCTCGCCGACGAAGGCGTGCTGCCGCGCGAAAAGGTGGCCGAGGCGCTCAAGAAGTACAACCTCGATCCCAACAAGCCCAACCCGATGACCGTATAA
- the aceF gene encoding dihydrolipoyllysine-residue acetyltransferase, producing MSQVVEIKVPDIGDYKDVPVIEVHVKAGDPVNAEDSLVTLESDKATMDVPSPKSGIVKELKIKVGDAVSEGSLVLLLEEQGAAAAPAPQAAPAPAAAAPAPAVQVPAPAPAAQPAAGGGTIDVKVPDIGDYKDVPVIEINVKVGDKVEAEQSLITLESDKATMDVPSPAAGTVKDIRVKVGDAVSEGTLIVVLEGAGAAAAAPTPAPAQASAPAPVAAAPSPAPVAPAAAPAAAPATYTADTVGTVGKAAHASPSVRKYARELGVDVNLVGGTGPKNRITQEDVQRYVKGVMTGQAAAPGKAAAAASAPAGGGELNLLPWPKVDFTKFGPVEPKPLSRIKKISGANLHRNWVMIPHVTNNDEADITELEAFRVQMNKEHEKAGVKFTMLAFVIKAVVGALKKFPTFNASLDGDNLVFKQYYHVGFAADTPNGLVVPVIRDADKKGVVDIAKEMAELSKAAREGKLKPDQMQGGCFSISSLGGIGGTHFTPIINAPEVAILGLSRGYQKPVWDGKQFVPRLTLPLSLSYDHRVIDGAEAARFNAYLAAVLADFRRVLL from the coding sequence ATGAGTCAAGTCGTAGAAATCAAGGTGCCGGACATCGGCGACTACAAGGACGTGCCGGTCATCGAGGTGCACGTCAAGGCGGGCGATCCCGTCAACGCCGAGGATTCGCTGGTCACGCTGGAATCGGACAAGGCGACCATGGATGTGCCGTCGCCCAAGAGCGGCATCGTCAAGGAGCTGAAGATCAAGGTGGGCGACGCCGTCTCGGAAGGCTCGCTGGTGCTGCTGCTCGAAGAGCAGGGCGCGGCGGCAGCCCCGGCGCCCCAGGCCGCGCCGGCTCCGGCCGCAGCGGCTCCCGCGCCTGCGGTGCAGGTCCCCGCGCCCGCGCCGGCGGCCCAGCCCGCGGCAGGTGGCGGTACGATCGACGTGAAGGTGCCGGACATCGGCGACTACAAGGACGTGCCGGTCATCGAGATCAACGTGAAGGTGGGCGACAAGGTGGAAGCCGAGCAGTCGCTGATCACGCTCGAATCCGACAAGGCCACGATGGATGTGCCGTCGCCGGCGGCCGGCACGGTCAAGGACATCCGCGTGAAGGTGGGCGATGCCGTGTCGGAAGGCACGCTGATCGTCGTGCTGGAAGGCGCTGGCGCCGCCGCCGCTGCTCCGACGCCCGCGCCGGCACAAGCATCCGCACCGGCTCCGGTCGCCGCTGCGCCGAGCCCGGCTCCGGTGGCTCCCGCAGCCGCGCCGGCTGCAGCGCCCGCCACGTACACCGCCGACACCGTCGGCACGGTGGGCAAGGCCGCGCACGCCAGCCCCTCGGTGCGCAAGTACGCGCGCGAACTGGGCGTGGACGTGAACCTGGTCGGCGGCACCGGCCCGAAGAACCGCATCACGCAGGAAGACGTGCAACGCTACGTCAAGGGCGTGATGACCGGCCAGGCCGCAGCGCCGGGCAAGGCCGCCGCCGCAGCCTCGGCACCGGCCGGCGGCGGCGAACTGAACCTGCTGCCGTGGCCGAAGGTGGACTTCACCAAGTTCGGCCCGGTCGAGCCCAAGCCGCTGTCGCGCATCAAGAAGATTTCCGGCGCGAACCTGCATCGCAACTGGGTCATGATCCCGCACGTCACCAACAACGACGAAGCGGACATCACCGAGCTGGAAGCCTTCCGCGTGCAGATGAACAAGGAGCACGAGAAGGCCGGCGTGAAGTTCACCATGCTGGCGTTCGTGATCAAGGCGGTCGTGGGCGCGCTCAAGAAGTTCCCGACCTTCAACGCCAGCCTGGACGGCGACAACCTGGTCTTCAAGCAGTACTACCACGTCGGCTTCGCTGCCGACACGCCCAACGGGCTGGTGGTGCCGGTGATCCGCGACGCCGACAAGAAGGGCGTGGTGGACATCGCCAAGGAAATGGCCGAGCTGTCCAAGGCCGCGCGCGAAGGCAAGCTCAAGCCGGACCAGATGCAGGGCGGCTGCTTCTCGATCTCGTCGCTGGGCGGCATCGGCGGCACGCATTTCACGCCGATCATCAATGCGCCGGAAGTGGCCATCCTGGGTTTGTCGCGCGGCTATCAGAAGCCGGTGTGGGACGGCAAGCAATTCGTGCCGCGCCTGACGCTGCCGCTATCGCTGTCGTACGATCACCGCGTGATCGACGGCGCGGAAGCCGCACGCTTCAATGCGTACCTGGCGGCCGTGCTGGCGGACTTCCGCCGCGTGCTGCTGTAA
- a CDS encoding MFS transporter, whose translation MTTCVVVKKGGEVAIAADSLVTFGDTRLARGYEQNQKIFQVGESLIALAGTTAHFPVMRSLLAGLADECRLGTRDDVFRTFLKVHEKLKDEYFVNTKEDDDDPYESSQITCLIANPTGIYGVYSYREVFSFDRFWGIGSGRNFALGAMSAVYDLPGRTAADVAQAGVSAGVEFDKSSGGPIEVHTVRLQDG comes from the coding sequence ATGACGACGTGCGTGGTGGTCAAGAAAGGCGGCGAGGTGGCAATCGCGGCGGATTCGCTGGTGACGTTCGGCGACACGCGCCTGGCGCGCGGCTACGAGCAGAACCAGAAAATCTTCCAGGTGGGCGAATCGCTGATCGCACTGGCGGGCACGACGGCCCACTTCCCGGTCATGCGCAGCCTGCTGGCGGGCCTGGCCGACGAATGCCGGCTCGGCACGCGCGACGATGTCTTCCGGACCTTCCTCAAGGTGCACGAGAAGCTCAAGGACGAGTACTTCGTCAACACCAAGGAAGACGATGACGATCCCTACGAGTCGTCGCAGATTACCTGCCTGATCGCCAACCCGACCGGCATCTACGGTGTGTATTCGTACCGCGAGGTGTTCTCGTTCGACCGCTTCTGGGGCATCGGCTCGGGGCGCAATTTCGCGCTGGGGGCGATGTCGGCGGTGTACGACCTGCCGGGACGGACCGCGGCCGATGTCGCGCAGGCCGGCGTGTCGGCGGGCGTGGAGTTCGACAAGAGTTCAGGCGGCCCGATCGAGGTGCACACGGTGCGCCTCCAGGATGGATAG
- the lpdA gene encoding dihydrolipoyl dehydrogenase, with product MSVVEIKVPDIGDYKDVDVIEVMVQAGDAVTVDQSLITLETDKATMDVPADVAGRIVEVKIKVGDKASQGTVIATVEAGAAAAAPAPAQASAPAPAPVAAPAAAPAASAPAPQAAKHSGSADIECDMLVLGSGPGGYSAAFRSADLGLNTVLVERFATLGGVCLNVGCIPSKALLHTAAIMDEVKAMASHGIVYSEPKVDLDQLRKHKEAVVGKLTGGLAGMAKTRKVQVVRGVGTFLDPNHLEVQLTAGDGKQPTGEKTVIRFAKAIIAAGSEAVKLPFIPEDPRIVDSTGALELRQVPGKMLVIGGGIIGLEMATVYSTLGARIDVVEMLDGLMQGADRDLVKVWDKMNKGRFDKVMLKTKTVGVEARPDGIYVKFEGEQAPAEPQRYDTVLVAVGRSPNGKRIGAEKAGVAVTDRGFIDVDKQQCTNVPHIYAIGDIVGQPMLAHKAVHEAHVAAEAAHGEKAYFDAKQIPSVAFTDPEVAWAGLTEDQCKAQGIKYGKGVFPWAASGRAIANGRDEGFTKVIFDEETHRIIGGGIVGTHAGDLISEICLAIEMGADAVDIGKTIHPHPTLGESVGMAAEIYKGVCTDVPPARKR from the coding sequence ATGAGCGTGGTGGAAATCAAGGTGCCGGACATCGGCGACTACAAGGATGTGGACGTCATCGAAGTGATGGTGCAGGCGGGCGACGCCGTCACCGTCGACCAGTCGCTGATCACGCTGGAAACAGACAAGGCAACCATGGACGTGCCGGCCGACGTGGCCGGCAGGATCGTCGAGGTCAAGATCAAGGTGGGCGACAAGGCCAGCCAGGGCACCGTCATCGCCACGGTGGAAGCCGGTGCCGCGGCCGCCGCACCCGCGCCGGCGCAAGCCTCGGCTCCGGCTCCGGCCCCGGTGGCTGCGCCCGCTGCCGCCCCGGCCGCATCGGCTCCGGCGCCGCAGGCCGCCAAGCATAGCGGCAGCGCCGATATCGAATGCGACATGCTCGTACTGGGCTCCGGCCCGGGCGGCTATTCGGCGGCTTTCCGCAGCGCCGACCTCGGCCTGAACACAGTGCTTGTCGAGCGTTTCGCCACGCTGGGCGGTGTCTGCCTGAACGTGGGCTGTATCCCGTCCAAGGCGCTGCTGCACACGGCCGCCATCATGGACGAAGTCAAGGCGATGGCCAGCCACGGCATCGTCTACAGCGAGCCGAAGGTCGACCTTGACCAGTTGCGCAAGCACAAGGAAGCCGTGGTCGGCAAGCTGACCGGCGGCCTGGCCGGCATGGCCAAGACGCGCAAGGTGCAGGTGGTGCGCGGTGTCGGCACCTTCCTCGACCCGAACCACCTTGAAGTCCAGCTGACGGCCGGCGACGGCAAGCAGCCGACCGGCGAGAAGACGGTCATTCGCTTCGCCAAGGCCATCATCGCCGCCGGCAGCGAGGCCGTGAAGCTGCCGTTCATTCCGGAAGACCCGCGCATCGTCGATTCGACCGGTGCGCTCGAGCTGCGCCAGGTGCCGGGCAAGATGCTGGTCATCGGCGGCGGCATCATCGGGCTGGAAATGGCCACGGTGTACAGCACGCTGGGCGCGCGCATCGACGTGGTGGAAATGCTCGACGGCCTGATGCAGGGTGCCGACCGCGACCTCGTCAAGGTGTGGGACAAGATGAACAAGGGCCGCTTCGACAAGGTTATGCTCAAGACCAAGACGGTGGGCGTCGAGGCCAGGCCGGACGGCATCTACGTCAAGTTCGAGGGCGAGCAGGCGCCGGCCGAGCCGCAGCGCTATGACACGGTGCTGGTGGCCGTGGGCCGTAGCCCGAACGGCAAGCGCATCGGCGCGGAGAAGGCCGGCGTGGCCGTCACCGACCGCGGCTTCATCGACGTGGACAAGCAGCAGTGCACCAACGTGCCGCACATCTACGCGATCGGCGACATCGTCGGGCAGCCGATGCTGGCGCACAAGGCGGTGCACGAGGCACATGTCGCTGCGGAGGCGGCACATGGCGAGAAGGCCTACTTCGATGCGAAGCAGATTCCGTCGGTGGCCTTCACCGATCCGGAAGTGGCCTGGGCAGGCCTGACCGAAGACCAGTGCAAGGCGCAGGGCATCAAATACGGCAAGGGCGTGTTCCCGTGGGCCGCTTCGGGCCGTGCCATCGCCAACGGTCGCGACGAGGGCTTCACCAAGGTCATCTTCGACGAGGAGACGCACCGGATCATCGGCGGCGGTATCGTCGGCACGCACGCCGGCGACCTGATCAGCGAGATCTGCCTGGCGATCGAGATGGGCGCCGACGCTGTGGATATCGGCAAGACCATCCACCCGCACCCGACACTGGGCGAGTCGGTCGGCATGGCGGCGGAAATCTACAAGGGCGTTTGCACGGATGTGCCGCCGGCTCGCAAGCGCTGA
- a CDS encoding phasin family protein, with translation MLTQEQIAAAQKANLETFFGLTNKAFEGVEKLVELNLQVVKATLAENVEHSKKALSAKDAQELLAVHTAAVQPLAEKVLAYNRHLYEIFSDTQTEFGKVAETQIAENGRKLQALIDNVSKNAPAGSESAVALVKSALSAANNAYDSVQKATKQAVELAESNFHAAANAASKATAQAAAQARAATTSKKSTTTAA, from the coding sequence ATGCTGACTCAGGAACAGATCGCTGCGGCGCAGAAGGCCAACCTCGAGACCTTTTTCGGTCTGACCAACAAGGCGTTTGAAGGCGTCGAAAAGCTGGTCGAACTGAACCTGCAAGTCGTCAAAGCGACCCTGGCCGAGAATGTCGAGCACAGCAAGAAGGCGCTGTCCGCCAAGGACGCGCAGGAACTGCTGGCCGTGCACACCGCCGCAGTGCAGCCGCTGGCCGAGAAGGTCCTGGCCTACAACCGCCACCTGTACGAAATCTTCTCGGATACCCAGACCGAATTCGGCAAGGTCGCCGAAACCCAGATCGCTGAAAACGGCCGCAAGCTGCAAGCACTGATCGACAATGTTTCGAAGAACGCGCCGGCTGGCTCCGAATCTGCCGTGGCGCTGGTGAAGTCGGCCCTGTCGGCGGCCAACAACGCCTACGACTCGGTGCAGAAGGCCACCAAGCAAGCCGTGGAACTGGCGGAAAGCAATTTCCACGCTGCCGCCAACGCCGCCAGCAAGGCCACCGCCCAGGCTGCGGCCCAGGCGCGTGCCGCCACCACCAGCAAGAAGAGCACGACCACCGCCGCCTGA
- a CDS encoding histone deacetylase family protein gives MPMQAFYTDHFVLPLPPGHRFPMRKYSLLRERIAAEVPGLVLYEAPRAGDDALLLAHAPDYVHAVGAGKLDPARQREIGFPWSPAMVERSRRSAGATMAACEAAMADGIAVNLAGGTHHAYADKGGGFCVFNDAAIASRWMQRRPGRAQEDFPVAIVDLDVHQGNGTASILRDDASVFTLSLHGEKNYPFRKEASDLDVGLPDGCGDAAYLEALAGALDTLAARFAPRLIIYLAGADPHEGDRLGRLKLTMDGLARRDQQVFDFAFLQRIPIAITMAGGYGNNIDDTVAVHAQTIALAARHAGRWAARTGAAAPVSPSSLSLSA, from the coding sequence ATGCCCATGCAGGCCTTCTATACCGATCACTTCGTCTTGCCGCTGCCGCCAGGCCACCGGTTTCCGATGCGCAAGTACAGCCTGCTGCGCGAACGTATCGCGGCCGAGGTGCCCGGGCTCGTCCTGTACGAAGCGCCGCGCGCCGGGGACGATGCGCTGTTGCTGGCCCATGCGCCCGACTATGTCCATGCCGTCGGTGCCGGCAAGCTGGATCCGGCGAGGCAGCGCGAGATCGGTTTTCCGTGGTCGCCGGCGATGGTGGAGCGCAGCCGCCGTTCCGCTGGGGCGACCATGGCGGCGTGCGAGGCAGCCATGGCCGACGGCATCGCGGTCAACCTGGCTGGCGGCACGCATCATGCCTATGCGGACAAGGGCGGCGGTTTCTGCGTCTTCAATGACGCCGCCATCGCCTCGCGCTGGATGCAGCGTCGACCGGGCCGGGCGCAGGAGGATTTCCCCGTCGCCATCGTGGACCTGGATGTGCATCAAGGCAACGGCACCGCGTCGATCCTGCGCGATGATGCTTCGGTATTTACGCTATCGCTGCACGGCGAGAAGAACTACCCGTTCCGCAAGGAGGCTTCCGACCTGGATGTCGGTCTGCCGGACGGCTGCGGTGACGCGGCTTACCTGGAGGCGCTGGCAGGCGCGTTGGACACCCTGGCAGCACGCTTCGCGCCGCGCCTGATCATCTACCTGGCCGGCGCCGATCCGCACGAGGGCGATCGCCTCGGCCGCCTCAAACTGACCATGGATGGCCTGGCCCGGCGCGACCAGCAGGTCTTCGATTTCGCCTTCCTGCAGCGGATTCCGATTGCCATTACCATGGCGGGCGGCTACGGCAACAACATCGACGATACCGTGGCTGTCCATGCGCAGACCATCGCGCTCGCGGCCCGGCATGCCGGGCGCTGGGCTGCACGGACGGGGGCTGCCGCACCGGTCTCTCCGTCTTCTCTATCGCTTTCCGCATGA
- a CDS encoding DMT family transporter has product MTQAYSAARMPARDSLFVAAMPWLFVLIWSTGFVVARFGMPYAEPITFLFLRFVGVLVCLLPLVWAARVPLPRRAGTNDVDWPTIGHLVVAGVLMQWGYLGGVWVAIKLGMPAGMSALIVGMQPILTALYVSMCGERVSSRQWLGLLFGIAGVGLVVANKLHLAGVNVTTLGFCMGALLSITAGTLYQKRFCPVFDLRMGACIQFGASALLCLPFMFAFETREVQWTGPMIGALAWSVLALSIGAISLLFMLIRQGAATKVTSLLYLTPPTTAVMAWALFGERFPPLAALGMVIAACGVALVIRK; this is encoded by the coding sequence ATGACTCAAGCGTATTCGGCCGCACGCATGCCGGCCCGTGATTCCCTGTTTGTGGCGGCCATGCCGTGGCTGTTCGTGCTGATCTGGAGCACGGGCTTCGTCGTGGCCAGGTTCGGCATGCCGTATGCGGAGCCGATCACTTTCCTGTTCCTGCGCTTCGTCGGTGTGCTGGTGTGCCTGTTGCCGTTGGTGTGGGCGGCGCGCGTGCCGCTGCCGCGTCGTGCCGGTACGAACGACGTCGATTGGCCGACCATCGGCCACTTGGTCGTCGCGGGCGTGCTGATGCAGTGGGGCTACCTCGGCGGCGTATGGGTGGCGATCAAGCTTGGGATGCCGGCCGGCATGAGTGCGCTGATTGTCGGCATGCAGCCGATCCTGACGGCGCTCTATGTCTCGATGTGCGGCGAGCGGGTGTCGTCGCGCCAGTGGCTGGGCCTGCTGTTCGGCATTGCCGGGGTCGGTCTGGTGGTGGCCAACAAGCTGCACCTGGCGGGCGTCAACGTGACGACGCTGGGGTTCTGCATGGGCGCGCTGTTGTCGATCACGGCCGGCACGCTGTACCAGAAGCGCTTCTGTCCGGTGTTCGATCTGCGGATGGGCGCATGCATCCAGTTCGGCGCATCGGCGCTGCTGTGCCTGCCGTTCATGTTCGCCTTCGAGACGCGCGAGGTGCAGTGGACCGGCCCGATGATCGGCGCGCTGGCGTGGTCGGTGCTGGCCTTGTCGATCGGCGCGATTTCGCTGCTGTTCATGCTGATCCGCCAGGGTGCCGCGACCAAGGTGACTTCACTGCTGTACCTGACCCCGCCGACGACCGCCGTGATGGCCTGGGCGCTGTTCGGCGAGCGTTTTCCGCCGCTGGCAGCGCTGGGCATGGTGATCGCCGCATGCGGCGTGGCGCTCGTCATCCGGAAGTGA
- a CDS encoding acyl-CoA thioesterase, whose protein sequence is MSTTPRQTRDDYRHFHTITTRWMDNDVYGHVNNVVYYSYFDTVVNAYLIGQGVLDPQISGTIGLVVETQCNYFAPLSFPEPVTAGLRVARLGNASVRYEVGLFGGDAREVAAQGYFVHVYVDRHTRRPVPLPPALRAVLEPLAVNVAA, encoded by the coding sequence ATGAGCACCACGCCCCGACAGACGCGCGACGACTACCGCCATTTCCACACCATCACCACGCGCTGGATGGACAACGACGTCTACGGCCACGTCAACAACGTTGTCTATTACAGCTACTTCGACACCGTGGTGAACGCTTATCTGATCGGGCAGGGCGTGCTGGACCCGCAGATCAGCGGGACCATTGGCCTGGTCGTCGAAACCCAGTGCAACTATTTCGCGCCGCTGTCGTTCCCCGAGCCGGTCACCGCGGGCCTGCGCGTGGCGCGGCTGGGCAACGCCAGCGTGCGCTACGAGGTCGGGCTTTTCGGGGGCGATGCGCGCGAGGTCGCGGCGCAAGGCTACTTCGTCCACGTCTACGTGGATCGGCACACGCGCCGGCCGGTGCCGTTGCCGCCTGCGCTGCGCGCCGTGCTCGAGCCGCTCGCCGTCAATGTCGCTGCCTGA
- a CDS encoding nitroreductase, producing MNDRHPDPDEVAWVDRAITSRRSIRAFLPTPVARADVEAILDVARRAPSGSNTQPWRVYVLTGESKARLSEAVGEAYDHPDADTLHREEYPYYPRTWVDPYQGRRRKVGWDLYGLLNIGRTEKARMHAQHARNFRFFDAPVGLIFTIDRVMEQGSWLDYGMFLEAVMVAARARGLDTCPQAAFTQFHRVIAEHLSMPSEEMVVCGMSLGYADPDAIENTLVTERAPVAEFTRFLE from the coding sequence ATGAACGATCGTCATCCGGATCCGGACGAAGTCGCGTGGGTCGACCGCGCCATCACCTCGCGCCGGTCCATCCGCGCGTTCCTGCCGACGCCGGTGGCGCGCGCGGACGTCGAAGCGATCCTCGATGTGGCGCGGCGCGCGCCGTCGGGCAGCAATACGCAGCCGTGGCGGGTCTATGTGCTGACGGGCGAATCCAAGGCGCGCCTGTCCGAAGCCGTCGGCGAGGCCTACGACCATCCGGACGCGGACACGCTGCACCGCGAGGAATATCCGTACTACCCGCGCACCTGGGTCGATCCGTACCAGGGCCGACGCCGCAAGGTGGGGTGGGATCTCTACGGCCTGCTCAACATCGGCCGCACGGAGAAGGCTCGCATGCATGCCCAGCACGCACGCAACTTCCGCTTCTTCGATGCGCCCGTCGGCCTCATCTTCACCATCGATCGCGTGATGGAGCAGGGCAGTTGGCTCGACTACGGCATGTTCCTCGAAGCCGTGATGGTAGCGGCGCGGGCCCGCGGTCTCGACACCTGTCCGCAGGCAGCCTTCACGCAGTTCCATCGTGTGATCGCCGAGCACTTATCGATGCCGTCGGAAGAGATGGTCGTGTGCGGCATGTCGCTGGGCTATGCCGACCCGGATGCGATCGAGAACACGCTTGTCACCGAGCGTGCGCCTGTCGCCGAGTTCACACGCTTTCTCGAATGA